The Calidithermus timidus DSM 17022 genomic interval CGAGCGGGAGGTGCTCGAGATCGCCCTCATCGAGAACCTCCAGCGCGAGGACCTCAACCCGGTCGAGGAAGCCCAGGGCTACCAGCGACTCCTCGAGCTGGGGGCCAGCCAGGAGGAGGTGGCGATGGCGGTAGGCAAGGCCCGTGCCACCGTCAGCAACGCCCTGAGGCTGCTGCAACTGCCTCCGGCGGCGCTCGAGGCACTGCGGAACGGCCAGATCACCGCCGGACACGCCCGCGCCCTGCTGATGCTGCCGGAGGAGCAGCGGGAGTGGGGGTTGGAGCAGATTCTGGGAAAGCAGCTCAGCGTGCGCGATGCCGAGCGCCTGAAAGAGCGAACCCCGCCGACCTCGCCCGCTCGTCAGCGCTCCGAGGCCTACGCCGAGATCGCCCAAACCCTCACCCGCCAACTGGGCTTCAAGGTGCGCTTCAGCGCCGAGAAGAGGGGCAAGCTCGAGATCAGCTATCACTCCGAGGAGGAGCTCAACGCCCTGCTCCAGCGGCTGGGCTACGAGGCTTGAGTACCCCCGTAGATCCCGTGGGGGCTTCAGAGAAAGGCAAGGGGGGTGCTTAGCGTAAGGGAATGCGGATGGCCCCCTCTAAGTCGGTGCGCCGCACCGCCACCCCGTGCCTGCGCAGGCGTTCCAGGACGGCAGGGGTGGGGTGGCCGTACACGTTGGCCCCCACCCCAATCACCGCCAGGCGGGGTTGGAAGCGCTCGAGCAGCTCCTCCCCGGTGCTGCTGGCCGAGCCGTGGTGAGCGACCTTGAGTACGTCGATGGGTTGGGCCTCCCAGTACCGCTCCTCGGAAATGGGGGCGTCGCCGGTGAACAGGATGCGCCGTCCCCCCCACTCCAGCACGAAGACCAGGCTGCGGGCGTTGTCCTCCGCGCCATTTTCCCGGGGCCCCAGGAAGCGCAGGCGGGCCTGCCCTACCCGCAGCACGCTGCCCGCGGCGGCTTCGATGACCCTGACCCCCCGAACCCGAGCCACCTCGCGCAGCCGCCGCTCCTGGGGGTCCTCGAGCCGCGGTGGCCCGGTGACCAGCACCCCGACCCCCACGGACTCGAGCACCTCCGGCAGGCCGCCGATGTGGTCGGCGTCGGGGTGGGTGGCCACGACGAGCTCGAGGTCGTCGACCCCCAGCGCCCCTAAGGCCCCCACCACCCGGCGGCCCGCCCAGTCCCGCCCCCCATCCACCAGGATCTCCACCCCGCCGGGGAGCCGCAGCAATGCCGAGTCGCCCTGTCCGACATCGAGCTGCCAGTACTCCGCCGCGGGAGCCAGCAGGTTGAGGCTGGAGGCCAGCGCCGCCGATCCCGTCAGCACCGACGCGCGCCGCCAGGAGATGTGGCCGTAGAGAGCGGCCAGCAATGGGGTGATTCCGAGGTAGTAAAGCGCAAACCCCTTCGGGCTGATCTCACCCCAGTAGAGCTGGGGGCCGCGGGCGAAGAGCGCGACGAGCTCGAGGGTCAGCCGCCCCAGCCCCTCGAAGGGCAGAGCCAGGGCGCTCCCCAAAAACATCTTGAGGAAGCCCAGCGGAACCAGCAGGTTGAGGAAGGGTAGCACGAGCAGGTTGGCGACGGGGGAGAGGAGGGGCAGGCTGTGGAAGTGGTGCAACAGCAGGGGCAGCAACAAGAGCTGCGCCGCGAAGGTCACCGCGAAGGCCGCCCACAGCCAGCCCTTGAGGCCGCTGGGCCGGGGGAGCTTGGGCAGCACCAGGGCCATCCCCAGCACCGCCAGGTAGGAGAGCTGGAAGGAGAGGCTGTAGATGGCGAAGGGTTGCCACAGCAGGTGCAGCGCCGCCGCCCAGCCCAGCGCCGCCAGCACGTCCAGCCGGCCCTTGCCCAAAAACAGGGCTACCAGCACCAGCGCCGCCATGATCTCGGCCCGCACCAGCGAGGGCGAGGGGCCCACCAGCCACAAGTAGGCCAGCAGGATGGCCAGCGCCCCCAGGTAGCGGTACGCGCCGGCGAAGGAGAGCAGCAGCACCAGAAAACCCGTCAGGATGGCGACGTTGAGGCCGGAGAGCGCGAGGGCGTGCGCCAGGCCCGAGCGCTGAAACTCGCCATAGGTTTCGCCCAGATCGCGCCGCTCCCCCAGGGTCAGGGCCACGGCCAGCGCCGCGACGGTGGGGGAGAGGCCGGCCTCGAGCCGCTCCCTTAAGCCATCGCGCGGGCCGTGGGGCAACGGTTGGCTCCAGAGCACCCGCTCCACCTTGAGCACCGCTCCCACTCCCACCCCCCGCAGCCACAGGGCCTGATCGAAGCCGCCGGGGTTGCGCCGGCCCTGGGGGGGCTGGAGCACCCCGCTCAGCCGGTAGCGCCCGTCTTTGAGTGGGGGAAAGTGCCGCAGGTAAACCCGCCCCTGAGCAGTGCTCAAGAAGCCCTCGCGCACGACCCCCTCCAGCTCCACCCGAGACCCCAGCTGGCCGGCCCAGGGGTCGGAGGGGAGCAGCAGCCGCAGGCACAGCAGCCCGAAGGCCCCGGCAAAAGCCCAGCGCTCGGGTCTGGGCAGCAAGCCCACCAGCAGTAGGCTCAGGTAGGCCAGGGGGCTGAGCTGGGTCAAGGCCCCGGCCAGCGCGCCTAGGCCAAGGGCGTGGGGGATCATGGAACGACAAGGGGTCGCAGCCGCTCGAGGGTCTTGGGTCCAATACCCCTGACCCGCTCCAGGTCCTCGACGCGGGTATAGGGCCGGCCCTCCACGATGCGGCGGGCCAGCGCGGGGCCAATGCCGGGCAGGCGCTCGAGCTCTTCGAGGCTGGCCTGGTTGAGGCTGATGCGCTGTGGCAGGGGTGCGGCGGGGTGTGACTCGGGGGCAGGGGGCAGCGAAGCCTGGCTCAGCACCTCCACCGCGACAAAGCGCTCGCTCAGACGGGGCCAGAGGCTGGCCAGTCCCAGCCCCACCACCAGCAGCAGGTAAACCCCGGTCAGGAGATCTCGGACAGGCGCCACTGGATGCCCGCCAGCCCCAGCCCGAAGACCGCCACGCCCAGCGTGGTCCAGAGGTCGGCTGCGGGGTCGCTGGCCTTGAGGGCCACGTAGGCCAGGCTGTAGGCCAGGGTGACCGCGCAAAGCACCTTCAGCAGCACTCCCGTGCCCGCACGCGCCCGGCTGGGGCTGGGGGTCAGGGCGGCGGGGGGCTCGGGCATGGTGGGGACGGGGGTGGGCACCGGAGGGGGAGGGGGCTCC includes:
- a CDS encoding DNA internalization-related competence protein ComEC/Rec2, with product MIPHALGLGALAGALTQLSPLAYLSLLLVGLLPRPERWAFAGAFGLLCLRLLLPSDPWAGQLGSRVELEGVVREGFLSTAQGRVYLRHFPPLKDGRYRLSGVLQPPQGRRNPGGFDQALWLRGVGVGAVLKVERVLWSQPLPHGPRDGLRERLEAGLSPTVAALAVALTLGERRDLGETYGEFQRSGLAHALALSGLNVAILTGFLVLLLSFAGAYRYLGALAILLAYLWLVGPSPSLVRAEIMAALVLVALFLGKGRLDVLAALGWAAALHLLWQPFAIYSLSFQLSYLAVLGMALVLPKLPRPSGLKGWLWAAFAVTFAAQLLLLPLLLHHFHSLPLLSPVANLLVLPFLNLLVPLGFLKMFLGSALALPFEGLGRLTLELVALFARGPQLYWGEISPKGFALYYLGITPLLAALYGHISWRRASVLTGSAALASSLNLLAPAAEYWQLDVGQGDSALLRLPGGVEILVDGGRDWAGRRVVGALGALGVDDLELVVATHPDADHIGGLPEVLESVGVGVLVTGPPRLEDPQERRLREVARVRGVRVIEAAAGSVLRVGQARLRFLGPRENGAEDNARSLVFVLEWGGRRILFTGDAPISEERYWEAQPIDVLKVAHHGSASSTGEELLERFQPRLAVIGVGANVYGHPTPAVLERLRRHGVAVRRTDLEGAIRIPLR
- a CDS encoding ComEA family DNA-binding protein, translating into MAPVRDLLTGVYLLLVVGLGLASLWPRLSERFVAVEVLSQASLPPAPESHPAAPLPQRISLNQASLEELERLPGIGPALARRIVEGRPYTRVEDLERVRGIGPKTLERLRPLVVP
- a CDS encoding ParB/RepB/Spo0J family partition protein produces the protein MSRKPSGLGRGLEALIPKSQGSLTRLPIALIRPNPEQPRKHFDPESLAELAASIRQKGLLQPLLVRPKGDLYELVAGERRYRAAQEAGLSEVPVIIRDLGEREVLEIALIENLQREDLNPVEEAQGYQRLLELGASQEEVAMAVGKARATVSNALRLLQLPPAALEALRNGQITAGHARALLMLPEEQREWGLEQILGKQLSVRDAERLKERTPPTSPARQRSEAYAEIAQTLTRQLGFKVRFSAEKRGKLEISYHSEEELNALLQRLGYEA